The following DNA comes from Macaca thibetana thibetana isolate TM-01 chromosome 14, ASM2454274v1, whole genome shotgun sequence.
gcatatatacaccatggaatactatgcagccataaaaaaggatgagtttgtgtcctttgtagggacatggatgcagctggaaaccatcattcttagcaaactatcacaagaacagaaaaccaaacaccgcatgttctcactcataggtgggaactgaacaatgagatcacttggactcaggaaggggaacatcacacaccggggcctatcatggggagggggaggggggagggattgcattgggagttatacctgatgtaaatgatgagttgatgggtgcagcacaccaacatggcacaagtatacatatgtaacaaacctgcacgttatgcacatgtaccctacaacttaaagtataataataggccgggcgcggtggctcaagcctgtaatcccagcactttgggaggccgagacgggcagatcacgaggccaggagatcgagagacgatccggctaacacggtgaaaccccgtctctactaaaatatacaaaaaaactagccgggcgaggtggcgggcgcctgtagtcccagctactcgggaggctgaggcaggagaatggcgtaaacccgggaggcggagcttgcagtgagctgagatccggccactgcactccagcctgggtgacagagcaagactccgtctcaaaaaaaaaaaaaaaaaaaaaaaaaaagtataataataataaataaattaaataataataataataataataatacatcagTGACGTTGTGTCTAGTGAGCATGACgccattttagaacatttcttaGCTAGGATTTTGATGATAATAGCATGCTAtaacttttgaataaaaatagtaaattgaATAATCACAAACAAGTAACAGTCTAAAGGGCTAGTAGGATGTGTTTAGCTGCCTGACCATTGTATCATTTGTGCAGCTAAATCCATTAGCTGTCCCTCTAGCAGGCACACATACTAGTTATTGCAGTGGAAGAAAAATGACATGAACTAAGGAATTAATGCCTTTGAGTAATATAAACAGAGCCTTCTGAAggttttctatgaaaaataatgtaagtaTGTGTAAAACTCTTCTTTGGGTAAGTATCATACAcatagctaaattttgtattttctattcattgctgtataaataaattaacattgcCTTCTTTCGTGTGGACATCTGATCATGTGATTGCacacttaaaattataaatactttGCTCTTTCTAAATGAAAACAGCCCATTCATTACTTTTCATCTAACCATTCAGTTATTATAGAGCCAGTTTTATTTCTGTCAGAAAATTCACTTTGTAAATCTTATGTTTTATTACATAACCATTGTATACcaacacataaaagaaaatatatacatacatacacacatacattaggacatttttttcttcaaagtgaAAGCTTTCTACCTAAAAGTGAGCCAAATCTTCAACATTTTTATGCAAAACAAGGTACTTCTACATTAagggaggaggaaatgaggaacACCAGTTTTATAATCTTATAATACCTTATATtccatcataatttttttttttttttttttttttttagatgaagtctcactctgtcacccaggctgaggtacagtggtgtaatcttggttcactgcaacctctgcctcctgggttcaagcaattcttcctgcctcagcttcctgagtagctgggattacaggcacgcaccaccacatctggctaagttttgtatttttagtagagacggggtttcgccatgttggccaggctggtctcaaactccttaccttaggtgatccagtggccttggcctcccaaagtgctgggattacagagccaccgtgcccggcctccaaaATATTTAAGCAATATTACTGTATTTTACAATGTTAGTAATGGAAGGaaccaaaatgaaacacagaataATTGAGATAGAGAAGACTTTACACATCAATTTGAAATAAACATATAGCAAAGCTCTATATTCTCAAATTTCATGGGATGTAATAAATCTACATTTTGATTTTGATATATAGCTatgttttattaaatgatttCTCAGAGTATAACCTACCACCAACAACTCTAAGAAAATTAGGGATGCTTCTCCTGTCTCGGTCAGAGTGCACTTTGATCCATTTGTACTAACCTGGAACTATGTGTGCACTGGAAAATACAGACTAATGAACGCATCTCTAGTCCCTTTGTCCTCTAACAAATACAGTGCTAcacaattttcaaatattctccATTCTATTTCAACTCcctttctaaataattttatgcatcataaattttataaatagtcCTGAATCTAAGACCTTTGATTGTTAGCATGTTAATATTAACCTCGATGGGGCAGACTAGTTCCAACATAAATCCATAACATCCATTCTCCAAAGGATCCTGGGCCCTGACCAATACTTCTGCCTCCTACTGATTATGCCACTCTTCTGCTCTCACAGTCTTTCAAATCTTTCCTCTCCTCAAATGTCTCACCTGTCTCAACTTCCTACCCCTTACTCTCTTTAGATGACGTCACTGCAGTGTTTATAGGCAAAAGCTGAAGAGTTCTGATGAGCATCTCCTTGTTTTCATTAtactaaaaaggcaaaagttATCTACCCATGTTTTCCTCTTCCATGTTATTGAAAGGGATGGCTAATTTCTCTATTTGTGCTAAGGATCTCATACACACTTGTACCGAAACTTTACATAAATGTAACATAGGGATTTCATCCTCACAGGAAAGTCTAGCTCCAGGAAGCATCAAATTAAGGTTATGCTCTTGAGGAACAAAGCATATTTTAATGGACTCTTTAGAATTAGTTTAAAAATACTCTAGGGAAGATGCCTAATAAATATGTTGTAAATCTTGCTACCTTGTTTTCATAAGATATGGTCTGTTAACATTAACAGGTAGgtcattttttacatttgttcactaaaaatacaacttgtgtgtgtgtgtgtgtgtagagataaGTATTCCATCAAtggggaaaacaaatattttttccaatttcgCTTGACTTTTCTATCCATATGTTAGAATTGCATTGATTCTCTCAAATAAATTGTATGCAAACTCTTCTGATGTATATGTGAGAACTAAATAAACAATGGCTTTAAGGTGCAGTTTTTGGAGTGGAAATTTTTACAATCCTATGTTACTTTCAAAGAGAACTGAGAGAGAGTGGCTCGAGTTGGAAGTTAAGGCCGCTTTTATACATTATCTGTGCATACCTAAACAATATTATCATGAGTGGGTTAGTGGTACAAAAATGGGAACCAAAAAAATATCCACACTTTTCCCAAACAGTAGAGTTGTATATCTATGGTTCAAATGCTGCATTCTTAGGAAGATCTTCTCTGAATGGTCATCCAAAAGCATCCcacattcattttttcttcacaTAAAATGGTATTGCCTGAAATTATATGTACCTTTTCCTGTGTGTTTAATATCTGCTCCCTCTATTATAATGTGTGCTCCATGAGCTGAAATACTTATTTACTGTAGTAACCCAAGGAACTGGAACAGAAAGAAATTAAGCTATACAGTATACATGAGTAAACAGGCAGCTGACATTACAAAGTGGAAAAAACAAGTCTTCTTTTTGTACCCTCTTAGCCATACATCAGATAGCAATTCATTTCTCTAAGTTAATGGTTCCTGAATAAAGGTAAGGCACACAGCTACAGGTTTTAATTGaaaattctttgcttttctttcttcattttgtgtCTGAAACAATATAATATCAGAGCTGAAGCGATACTAAAGATCAGACTTCCTTTATTTATCCAATTGCAAATAACCTACCATTGTCATACTTAATTTTCATTACTTTGGGCTTTTTGTTTCCTGACAAAGTTTGaataaaattactaaatatgGAGTACACCAAGAAGACAGGTATAAATGtatgaatgaagaaaattatgtatgtatggcagagagaaatagagaatatgtatgtttgtgtatgtatgtgggttTGATGTATAGAAAGACACAGATTAAAAAAGACATAtaggaagaaaatgttatataaaatttctGATGTGATTATTGAAACAAAAGAAGTAATTGTCACCTAAATAGATGAATCAGTGAATGATAAATGGATGAAACAAATGCCAAATCTGAATCAGACAGAAATCCTCACATTCTTTGTCACTTTAAGTTTTCAGGAGATAAGAAGATGTTCTCCTCAAACCACACAATACTGACAGAATTCATTCTCTTGGGACTGACAGATGACCCAGTGCTAGAGAAGATCCTGTTTGGGGTGTTCCTGGTCATCTACCTAATCACGCTGGCAGGCAACCTGTGCATGATCCTGCTGATCAGGACCAATTCCCACCTGCAAACCCCCATGTATTTCTTCCTTGGCCACCTCTCCTTTGTAGACATTTGTTATTCTTCCAATGTTACTCCAAATATGCTGCACAATTTCCTCTCAGAACAGAAGACCATCTCCTACGCTGGATGCTTCACACAGTGTCTTCTCTTCATCGCCCTGGTGATCACTGAGTTTTACATCCTTGCTTCAATGGCACTGGATCGCTATGTAGCCATTTGCAGCCCTTTACATTACAGTTCCAGGATGTCCAAGAACATCTGTATCTGTCTGGTCATTGTCCCTTACATGTATGGGTTTCTGAGTGGGTTCTCTCAGTCACTGTTGACCTTTCACTTATCTTTCTGTGGCTCCCTTGAAATCAATCATTTCTACTGTGCTGATCCTCCTCTTATAATGCTGGCCTGCTCTGACACCCACGTCAAAAAGATGGCAATGTTTGTAGTTGCAGGCTTTACTCTCTCAAGCTCTCTATTCATCATTCTTCTGtcctatcttttcatttttacaacGATCTTGAGGATCCATTCTGCTGAAGGCAGGCACAAAGCCTTTTCTACATGTGCTTCCCACCTGACAATAGTTACTTTGTTTTATGGAACCCTATTCTGCATGTACATAAGGCCTCCAGCAGAGAAGTCTGTAGAGGAGTCCAAAATAATTGCagtcttttatagttttttgagCCCAATGCTGAACCCATTGATCTACAGCCTAAGGAACAAAGATGTAATTCTTGCCATGCAACAAATGATTAGGGGAAAATCCTTTCGTAAAGTTGCAGGTTAGGCCTGTGTTTATTTGTAATCCCTAAGTGCCTGTGGGGTAACAAACTGAAATGGAAAAACCTAGTGTAGTCATGATTTAACATTATGGGCTGTTGGTAACCACTTTAGTTTATTCTCAAAATTAACACTTTGaagatttagtttttaaaaataaaagccttcaaattaaaaatgttttatttgtcaGAGATTCTATGAATATAAATTGTTTGGTATCTAATAATTCTGTATGAAAATACTGTGTTTACTTACTTGGGGGTAAATTTTTAACCAACAGCCTGAGAGAAGCTCTGAAAATCCAAACCCTTTGAGTATTACTGTCCATAGAGCCATAGTGAGGTTCAAGATAGGGtggataattttatatttttaaaaaaatgatgccgggtgtggtggctcacatctgtaatcctagcaatttgggagcccgaggcgggtggatcacctgaggtcaggagtttgagaccagcctagctaacatggtgaaaccctgtctctactaaaattacaaaattagccaggtgtggtggcacatactgtaatcccagctacttgggaggctgaggcaggagaacagcttgaaccctggaggaggaggttgcggtgagtcaagattacACCATTCCATTCcacttgggcgacaagagcgaaactccatctccaaaagttaaaaaaagaaaaaaaaaaaaaaggaaaaaataaaaagaaagaaattatttctacttCAATGTGGTGTCTTGAACAATAGCTCTGAAACCTGTGAACTTATTGTAATCACTgtgcaaaaaatgtaaatatatgaatCACCTATATGTTAAATTTTCTGTTAGTATTCTCAAAACCCACACTGTAAACATCTTGAGAAGCTTCTTTTTAGTCCATGTGGTAATACCGGTTATGGTCCTCGATTCTGAAAATCAACTctcaacaccttttttttttttgagttttcaaaTGTATGGATCCATTTCTATCATCAAAATACTTCAATTGCATTCCACGTATGTTTTCCAGTGCAGTACCTCTGACTTAGGAATAATTTAGTTGCAGTCAATAGGGTCTATCAAttgatatttgcatatgcataaaTGACTTTGTTACTGGAAAAAAGGGTCTTGATCCAGACCCCAGGAGGGGGTTCTTGGATCTACAGAGCAAAGATTTCAAGAGAAGCTGCAaagtgcagtgagaagagataGTTTATTAAAGGCTACTGCATTACAGAGTAAGGTGTTCTCAGAAAGCAAGTGGAGGAATGCACcctctttaagtattttttatatactaGTAGGTTGTGCCTACATGTGGGTAGGCTGACAGCATGATAAAATTTATCATTATGTTGATCTAAAGAAAACGATCCTTGATATTTTAGTGTGTGCATAACTATTATTATCATGATAGAAGCATATACTCTTATGAGAATTGGGACACCTAGACTCTCGCTGCATGAGACAATGGAAATGTCCAATCCTTGAAAAAGTACATTCTTGTGCATCAGTTTTTCCATAGCCAGCTGTCCCAAGATTTATGCCACCTAATAAGCTGATAATAAAACATTCTCTTCAAGTTGAAACAGAATGCTGTTGTGGAAAAATATTTGGCCTTGTAATTATTCAGAACTGAGCCTGAATTCTAGTTTTATTACTGTTTTGTTAGCTGGGTAAACTTAGAGAAGTTCCCTCTCCATATCAGTTTATTCAAATGCAAAACCCCATTTCATGGAGTTGTTGTGAAtatcaaacattatttttaatgtacattttcctCAATTGCATTTTGAGGCAAGTATGCTGAGTTCCAGTGTGGACTCAATTCCATGAAAGTTTTTTTAACATGGGAAACATGATagaaacaataaattaaatatgttagttttttacttatttaacatATGATTATTATCCCTGTCAGGCACTTTCCTCATTGGCAGTCACCAGTCTCTTCTACCTGTTTGTTTCTTCATCAGTCTCTTACTGTTTCATTGTTTCATCTatctatttctaaaacatttcatgtttttttccagaaattatttGTACCTAGtattatttgtttacatgtctTAGGCATCCTATCAAAATGCAAATCCCTTTAtcaaagaaatacttttaaaatatttttattatttagattaAACAATATTGAAGTTTGTACTTAGTACATATTCTTGTGTGAACTTGATAAAGGGCAAACAGTGGAGGAAATTCAGTAGTGCTCTTGAGATGGGAAGGACAATTACCTGAATTCAGGTTTCATCAGAAGTTAAGTGTCCTCAgactattttaaatttgtttttcagttttgtatAAAGTGCTACCCTAGTTGGATAACAGGTGATTGCTTTGAGCTCTACTGAAgtataaaatatagattttttttctaacatcttGATTCAAGATAACATAGTACAACCAATGAGTATTTCTTCCCTTGAGAATGTTCTCCACTGTGATTTCACTTCTAATTACCTCTTCTTACTCATGTGGGGATTCTCCTGAGATACGTGCTGATACCAGTGATGTGGGTATATATCTTCCAGCACTGGCCAGAATTTGACCTTTGGGGTCATGAAAAAGACACCCTTGTTTTTACAGGtaagaaaggaaatgtttttgcatattatttttcAGTATCTAATAATCTCTGTATTCACTTTGTTAAATTGTGTACGTTTTAGACAGCAATGTGTTTAGGCAGTTTTGAGGCAAATTTGCACAGACAATGCATTTTCCATGAAAGAAAATCTGTAGGGAGCTTACTTAGCTTcgtctttcacttttttttataGTCCCAGTGTTACGGAAACATCCTGGTAGAATTTCATAGTATGACTATTTCAGCAGATGTTTTCACTGTTATTAGTTTCaagtaatattatttttgtgttttccatttgcctAATGTCTTGGTGCCTACTGTCACCAATCTCCACAAGAAAAAggcaaattgaaaataatttaggtCTACATAGCTTAATTAATCATATAAAATTTTTCTGACGTCTaagtaaaataaatgctaaaacaGACTTTTTGTTGTGACCATTAAACATATGTGAAACTGGTCCATTAGCTTCAGTATGTGAAGCTCACAAAATTGGGTGAGTAGATATTATGTCCTCTTGGGTTCTCTTAATTTATAAGATTCTGGGTTCTTTTCCAATGCCCTATTTTTGTCTAGAGACCTAGATTTTTACAAGCAATACTTGTACCTCAGTGAGACTTTAGTTTTCagactattattttatttttttcaacaaaatacttgaaACATAAATCAGCTGGATTATAATCAAATCAGTCTGATCATAATCAAATAACTAACTTGTGTCAAGGACCTTAAACAGTAAGTTGATGAATGAAATTCTCACGCCTATTTTTTTAGGCTGCACAAGTAGTCACAGAATCATGCATTATCAAATTCATCATCATCAAAGTTACTGTCTGCATTTGAATGTTTGTTTTGAGTGTTTCTTGCCTCTCAGTACCAGTGGAAAGATTTCTCATGGGCTCTATATCTGTATATTAGTTATTATATATTAGTCTATTAGTTAGCTCTGATTGCCATTGTCTCTACAATGCTAGAATTAAAATATGGTTAATGATAACGGTCTCCACTAAAAGTGTGTGTCCAGATGACCAGTGAGATCTGAGCAAATTTGCAAAGCTCCTTAGTCAGGTCTAAAACCAAGATCTTGTACTGAAGAAGTTGCTCATCACCTGAGAGTTAAAAGAAGCCCTTGTGTCTTCCTTCTTGCCAATTAGGTTACAATTCATAGGCATTATTCTAGATTCTTGGCCCagattttttcatattctttacaGTTAGGGCACTGATACCTTGGTTGGCTggctttcttcttcctcatccaTCTCTTACCTTTGTTAGAGTGCCTGTCACTATCATCTGTAACTCAAAGAAAACTCTAACTCAAGAtccttatttattcatatatgttTCCTGGGGCAGAATAAGGAGACAACAATATTAGATACattgaattttaacattttggaaACAATATCCATCATTACTCAACCAGTCAATGGAACTGAAGGAAGAGATAGACTTTCCTgggaaagtaaaatattatagaaGGAGAGCACCGCTCCGAGAATTATATGATTCCTCTTCTGATTCTTCTGCTTCTGAGTTGTAAGCCGGAACCAGAATGTCAAATTTTATGAGACTGGTTACTCACTTAACTAAATTTATTTCCTCTATATTGTCCAGTGCTCCCCTTCTAGCATCCAGCACCATGTCTGGAActtgaaaaatgctcaataattatttgctataagcatgcatgcatacataaatGCATGGTTGACAACGTATTACAAAGtgaattagtatttttttaactataaaatttcactttaggcaagatggccgaataggaacagctccagtctccaactcacagcgcgagcgacacagaagaccggtgatttctgcattttcaactgaggtactgggttcatctcactggggagtgccggacgatcggtgctggtcagctgctgcagcccgaccagcgagagctgaagcagggcgaggcattgcctcacctgggaagcgcaaggggaaagggaatcccttttcctagccaggggaactgagacacacaacacctggaaaatcgggtaactcccaccccaatactgcgctttaagcaaacaggcacaccaggagatcatatcccacgcctggccgggagggtcccacacccacggagcctccctcattgctagcacagcagtctgtgatctaccggcaaggcagcagcgaggctgggggaggggcgcccgccattgctgaggcttaagtaggtaaacatagccgctgggaagctcgaactgggtggagctcacagcagctcaaggaaacctgcctgtctctgtagactccacctctggggacagggcacaactatacaacaacaaaagcagcagaaaactctgcagacccaaacgactctgtctgacagctttgaagagagcagtggatctcccaacatggaggttgagatctgagaagggacagactccctgctcaagtgggtccctgacccctgagcagcctaactgggagacatcccccactaggggcagtctgataccccacacctcacagggtggagtacacccctgagaggaagcttccaaagcaagaatcagacaggtacactcgctgttcagaaatattctatcttctgcagcctctgctgctgatacccaggcaaacagggtctggagtggacctcaagcaatctccaacagacctacagctgagggtcctgactgttagaaggaaaactatcaaacaggaaggacacctacaccaaaaccccatcagtacatcaccatcatcaaagaccagaggcagataaaaccacaaagatggggaaaaagcagggcagaaaagctggaaattcaaaaaataacagtgcatctcccccggcaaaggagcgcagctcatcaccagcaaaggatcaaagctggacggagaatgacattgacgagatgagagaagaaggcttcagtccatcaaatttctcagagctaaaggaggaattacgtacccagcgcaaagaaactaaaaatcttgaaaaaaaaggggaagaattgatggctagagtaattaatgcagagaaggtcctaaacaaaatgaaagagatgaaaaccatgacacgagaaatacgtgacaaatgcacaagcttcagtaaccgactcgatcaactggaagaaagagtatctgcgattgaggatcaaatgaatgaaatgaagcgagaagagaaaccaaaagaaaaaagaagaaaaagaaatgaacaaagcctgcaagaagtatgggattatgtaaaaagaccaaatctacgtctgattggggtgcctgaaagtgagggggaaaatggaaccaagttggaaaacactcttcaggatatcatccaggagaacttccccaacctagtagggcaggccaacattcaaatccaggaaatacagagaacgccacaaagatactcctcgagaagagcaactccaag
Coding sequences within:
- the LOC126936113 gene encoding olfactory receptor 5M1 isoform X1, with product MDETNAKSESDRNPHILCHFKFSGDKKMFSSNHTILTEFILLGLTDDPVLEKILFGVFLVIYLITLAGNLCMILLIRTNSHLQTPMYFFLGHLSFVDICYSSNVTPNMLHNFLSEQKTISYAGCFTQCLLFIALVITEFYILASMALDRYVAICSPLHYSSRMSKNICICLVIVPYMYGFLSGFSQSLLTFHLSFCGSLEINHFYCADPPLIMLACSDTHVKKMAMFVVAGFTLSSSLFIILLSYLFIFTTILRIHSAEGRHKAFSTCASHLTIVTLFYGTLFCMYIRPPAEKSVEESKIIAVFYSFLSPMLNPLIYSLRNKDVILAMQQMIRGKSFRKVAG
- the LOC126936113 gene encoding olfactory receptor 5M1 isoform X2; the encoded protein is MFSSNHTILTEFILLGLTDDPVLEKILFGVFLVIYLITLAGNLCMILLIRTNSHLQTPMYFFLGHLSFVDICYSSNVTPNMLHNFLSEQKTISYAGCFTQCLLFIALVITEFYILASMALDRYVAICSPLHYSSRMSKNICICLVIVPYMYGFLSGFSQSLLTFHLSFCGSLEINHFYCADPPLIMLACSDTHVKKMAMFVVAGFTLSSSLFIILLSYLFIFTTILRIHSAEGRHKAFSTCASHLTIVTLFYGTLFCMYIRPPAEKSVEESKIIAVFYSFLSPMLNPLIYSLRNKDVILAMQQMIRGKSFRKVAG